A segment of the Bacillus pseudomycoides genome:
ATCAACACCTAAACAACAAAATACTGAATCCAATACTCTATTGAGTATTGATGAAATCACCCCTGCTGTTACTGCTTTAGGCGATCAAGCACGTTTAACTATATTAACGGCACTTGCCAATCATCAAGAATTATTTGCACAAGAAATTATTAATGAGACTGGATTACATCAAAGTACGGTATCTCGGCACTTAGCTGTACTAGAAAGCGGCGATTTTCTTCATGTGAGAAAAGAAGGTAAAACGAAGTATTATTCGATTAATAAAACTACGGTTGAAAAAACAATTACTTTTTTAAATCATATAAAACGTTAATCAAAAATAGAGAAAGCTGCGCTTTCTCTATTTTTGATTAACCTATATACCCGAATACTATATATTAAAACGCTACAAAAAACGGTTGCTCTTTTTCATTTAAACTTTTTATGATTCTCTCTTTAAAATTTGACCATGTAACCATCTGTAAAGCCTCTTCAATCGTAAAGAATCCGACTTCTAAACTCTCACTACTTGTTTCTAATTTACCCCCGATCGGTTTTGCTAGCCAACAAGTCGCACAAACACCTAAACTTAGATTTTGATATATACCGCAGAACCTCGTCACATGAATATCAATCCCTGTTTCTTCTTTCACTTCCCTGACAGCAGCATCTTGAATGGACTCCCCTTCTTCTACCTGCCCTCCTGGTTGTTCCCAGCCTCTACGCGGGCCACGAATTAACAGGATCTTCCCTTCATCATTTAAAACGACTACACCTGCTGAAACATAGTGTTTTGGATTACTCATAGGAACTACCTACCTTTCTACATATCTGCATTCATATTTATACTAAACCAGAGTATAAAATAGTAAATTTGCTGTAGGTTTAGAGTGTATTGAAAAAGAGATTAATCAAAACATCCTATTCTTATGTTCGATTCGAGTTCAATACCTTTCATCAAAAAAATAAATACCCTTTAACTATAATAATAGCTAAAGGGATATAACAGTACGACTTTATTCTAACGCCACAATAGTAAATAGAAGAGAGAATAAGCATTTACTACAATCAGCTTGTCAATGCGAATGATTTTTCGATACAGGAAATAAACTGATGAATAAATTCATCGATTTCTGCTTTTGTAATAATATATGGGGGAAGTAAACGAATCGTATTTCCGTTTGTAACGTCCACAAGCATACCCTTATTCAGTAATTCTAGCTGTAGTTTTTTTACGTTTTTATTCGTGTCATGAATACTGATTCCAAACATCATTCCACAATGACGTACTTCTTCGATAAAAGAGGAATTTTCCTTCTGGATTTTTTGAAGTTTTTCATTTAAATATAAGGACATTTCATAAGACTGTTGCATTAAACCATCATCCATTAATGTTTTTAATACAGTTAATCCTAAAGCCGTACCAATTGGTGAATGTGCGAATGTTGTTCCGTGATCACCTGGTGAGAATATATCATAAAGTCGTGGACCTACTATTATTCCCCCTAAAGGTGTACCGCCTCCCGCTCCTTTACCAAATTGAATAATATCAGGTGTAATATCAAAATGCTGATAAGCAAACAATTTTCCAGTTCTCCCTATCCCACTTTGCACCTCGTCAACAATAAATAACACATTATACTGTCTGCAAAGCTCTTCAACACCTTTTAAATATTCACCCGACAAAGGATATATCCCACCACTTCCTAATACTGGCTCTAGCATAATAGCAATTGGATTTTCCTTGAGTATGGTTCTTTCTAGTTCCTCTAAATTCTCTCGTTCCACTTCATATACAGGAATAGACGTACGCGGAAAATTTTGATATACACTTTCTTGTCTTGTAAAGTGAAGAGCACCTAATGTACGTCCATGAAAACTTTCTTTTAGTACAATTACTCCATCACGTTTTTGATTTGTTGTATGTCTGTACTTGTGGATTAGTTTTAAGGTTGCCTCGGTAGCCTCCGCACCAGAGGTTGTATAATAGACTTTCCCATCTTTTAAAGAATAATTGACTAATTTTTTGGCGTATTCAATAGCAACTGGGTTTAAAAAATGAAAGGGAAGATGTAAGCATCTTGTAACTTGTTCAAAGGTGGCTTTTATAATATTAGGATGATTGTAGCCTAATATATTCACTCCTACACCAGAGAATAAATCAAGATATTCTTTACCATTCACATCATAAAGCTTACAACCTTCACCCTTTTCTATAGTAACCGGTATGCGGTGGTACGTAGACATTACATATTCTTTATCTAATTGAGACCAATCTGTCATGCATGATTCCTCCTAGGTGTAATCATATTATCTTTACATTTTCCAACACAAAATTTCGGTACAACTTCTGAATTGACTACACTGTCATCCAATTTACATGTTAGAAAAAATATATGAGCATAGAATTTTTGTTTACTCCCCTTTTCAATAACCTTATATATTTCGCGAATAATAGAAAAAACGAAATACTTTTTAGTTCATACAACTATCAAAATCTTTGTATATTCACATAGGGCTAAATAAACTGAGTAACTAGAAATGGTGTTTTTGTTAGAATTTTAAGATTTCAAATCATATTTTAATTTTATACACTATTAGAAGCCTTCGCTCTTTCTAACTTGTAATGAGGTTTCTATAATCATATCTAACAGCTTACTATATGAGATTCCTGCCGCATGAGCACTTTTAGGCAACAAGCTATTTTTTGTCATCCCCGGCAATGTATTCACTTCCATCACATACGGGATTCCATCTTTTATCATCATATCCACTCTAGCATAAACACTGCATTTTAATGCTCTATAGCAAGTCATTGCAGCTTCAGCGACACGTTCATATGTTGTAGCCGGAAGTTCTACAACCTCTTCAATCGTAGCGATATCATCGTATTTTGCATGATAATCAAAAAATTCAGCCGTATGTTGAATCGAAATGATTGGTAAAAGCTTTCCGTCCAAAATAGAACATGTAATTTCTTCGCCCTTTATATATTTTTCAATTACTATTTCAGCATCCCATTTGAATACATCCTCAAGAGAAGAAAGTAATGAGTCCTTATCGTATACGATCTTTACCCCTACGCTGGAACCACCTGAATTTGGTTTTATCACTAATGGATACCCCATTTTATCTATTTCATCAAGCTGAAGCTCTTCCCTATTTGAAAGATGAATCCAATCTGGCGTTTGAACGCCCTCATAACGAATCATTTTTTTCGACATATTTTTATCCATACAAATACCGCTTGATAGCATGACACTTCCGGTATATGGAACACCGAGAGTTTCTAGTGTACCTTGAATCGTACCGTCCTCCCCATATTCTCCATGAAGTGCTAACAATGCAATATCAAGATTTCTTACCTTTTCAACAAGCTCTTTTTTATCATTTAGTGTAATAGGCACTACTTCATACTTACTCTTATCCAAATGTGCAATCATTTCTTCCCCTGTCATCAAGGACACTTGTTTTTCGGAGGACACGCCTCCCATAATAACGCCAACTCTCATTTTTCCAGCTCCTCATTTTCATTTTTCAAAGTATCACCAATTATCTTAATCCCATTGAAAATATCCTCTTCTTTTAATCGAGAGAATCCTAATCGAAACGTATTACTTCCCCCTCCATCTGTGTAAAAGACATCTCCAGGAGAAAAAACAACTCCCTTTTGATAGCATTTTTTCAAAAGTATACGAGCATCTATTTCTTTTTCTAACTCTATAAAAAGATGAAGTCCTCCATCTCCAGTCATTCTTTTAAATGGAATGTATTGATTACAAGAATGAAGGGCTAGTTCATATTTTTTCTTATAAATTGACTTGGCCTTTTTTAAGTATTTTTCGAAATAGCCATCATGTAAATATTGATAAAGCACCGCCTGATCCAACGTGGACGTATGAATATTACGTGCTCTTTTCATACTTTCCAAGTAGTGGATTAATTTCTTATCCGCTAATATCCATCCAACACGTAAACCCGGAAAAAGAACTTTTGAAAAACTGCTAATATAGATAACATTGTTCCCGGGTCCAGAAAAAGTCAATAACGGCGCTAAATGTGAACCTGAATAACGTAATTCCTCATTAAATCCATCCTCTACAATTGGAATTTGATATTTTGAAAAAAGGTTCATGATTTTAGACCTTTTTTCAGAGGAGGTAACAATCCCAGTAGGGTTATGGTAGGACGGAATTAAATATGCAAAATCAAAATCTGTTTCGGACAAACTTTTCTCAACTTGACAAATATCGATACCATCATCCTTCATCTCTATCCCGTGGATTTCATATCCATGTAATCGAAAAAGCTTTAATGCAGTATGATGGGTAGGGTTTTCGCAAATAATACGTCCGGATTTTTTAGCCAAAGAAGACAATAAAATATCCAGACCTTCAGTGAAACCATTCGTTATGAGGATATCTTTGTTGGAAATGTCTACTCCTTTCATTTCCATATAGTGAAGAAGGTAATGAATTAGGGGTCTATAACCTTTGGCATATCCGTAGTTCAAAATGATATCTCCTTCATTGGACAACCTCGTTAAAAAAGCCCTTTTAAAATTTTCGACATCAAAAAGTTTTTCATCTGGGGCAATGCTATTGAATGAAATCATACCTTTTTCCCAGCGAACACCGTGCTTCATTAAATCCAGTTCATCCGCTTGCAAGGTAACTTCATTGAGCTTTTCTTTCCAGTTGAGTTCGATAGATGGTGTTTTGGATGCATCGACTTTCCCTACAAAATTTCCTTTTCCCTTTATTGCATAGATTAGGCCTTCTTGCTCTAAATCTGCGTAAGTAGTAAGAACGGTCGTTCTGCTAACCGATAATAATTTGCTTAATTCTCGGGTAGATGGGAGCTTCTGATGCTCCAATAGTTGGCCTTTCATAATCATTTTTTTCAAATGATCCTTTAATTGGATATAAACCGGACGATTGTCTACAAACTTAAAATCATTAAACACTCCCTTGCCCCCTTACTATCATTTTCACATAATTATATCTATCTCAAAAGGTCCACCACATATGTATTTTCTTTAACTAGTGGTATGGTTTAAAACACCATTCATACAGCTTTTTTACAAATGTAGTGTAGTGCTTAAAGGAAAGTAAAGGTTCCTTAATCAAGAAAAAATTCCCATCTGTAGGTCAAAAAGTAGAGGATTTTTGCGTTTTAATAGACTTAGGATATGGGCGTTCTTGTTTAAGAAAAGTACCCGTTAGTTAAAGTTTATTTATGCTCTAAATTTAACAAAACCCACTCAATAATTATAATTGCTGAATTAATCCGTTCAGTCGTGTTACCTAGAAATACTTTATTAAGTAAATCATCCAAATTAGTAAGCCTATTAGATAATGCTTTAATATGTACCAAAACAGACCCAGCTGGAGGGATTGGCTTGTTATTTATAGCCCATATACCTTCTAATATGACCCAGGTTGATGTATTAACTATATATGAGGCTTTTAATTCCTCATTTACTTTCAAAGCAGCATTAATTTTAATAAGTGAACTATTTAACCAATGAGAAATGCCTTTTATTTTATTAGCAGAAATACAGTAGTTCTTATATTTATATTGGGCTATTTCCATTAATTGTTTCAAGAACTCCTTATTATCAAATAAAATTTTACCTTCTAAAAAGAGTATAGTTCCATTGGGTTATTATTAAAGTTTAATTGAACTTGATTAAAGTCTGCATATTTATATTCAATTTAAATGTTATCTCTAATTTCAGAATGAAACTTTTTATTTTGCCCATTTTCTAAAAGAATATATAAATCTAGATCAGAGTCAGGATAAGCATCTCCTCTTGCAACAGAACCAATAAGCATTAACCCAATAATTTCATTCTTAGACAAACAATCATTTAGGATTGTTCGGACTAACCTTTTATGATGTTGATATTTAATGACTGAAAGGTTTTCTATCATTTTCACCCTCCGAACTATTTTTGGTTATTTAGCAGTTGTTCGAGAATAGAGAGTGTTTTCCTTCTCTTGTTTTGAACTATCCTGTTTTGTTACTTCAAAAACACAGGCCCTTATTTTTTCTATTGTAGATTTGAAATAAAGTTTAATTAAAAACTAGCTGAAAAAATTGATTTCATTAGAAAAGAATCCCACTTATTTTGAAGAAAGATTAATCAAAATAAGTGGGATTAGTTATTCTATACTACAAAATTTTATAAAAAAGTTTGATCATTTCCATGATTCATAATTACAACCCGTGATTGAATTAGTCCAAGTTGTTTTCCCTTAGGAATTGTATAATTTGTCTTTTGTGGTGGTTATCGTGGTCTGTAAATTCCTTAACAATATATATAAGTGAATAAGGTGTTCCAGTATGCGGACAATGAGTTACACCGTTTGCAGTTAATGAATTTTTTAACTTTTCGGTTGGCAATTCGTTAAGTTCTTTTACAAGTAATTCCCTTGTATCTTTTGCTTCTTCAAGAAGTTTTGATTGTGATACGCCCGATTTTGCGTAGCTTGAAGCTTTTTTATTATATGTATCAAAATCTGGAAACTCCATTCCCTTTTCATTTTGAACAGATGGGAGGATTTCTGTTAATAGATAATTATCCCAATTCATAATATGGGCTATTATCTCACTTACAGACCATTTACCCTCGGCTATCGGTTTAGACCATAATGTTTCATTGATTTCTTCTAAAGTGCTTAACCAAGATGAATAATGACTAAAATTACTAATTATGTTTTTTACCTCACTCAATTTTCTCCCTCTTTTCTAAGCTAAATCAATATAATTATAACAGAAAATCCCAAATCAACAAACATACGTTCTTGTTGGTATTTTTAGTTACAAAACAACAATCTTTAAGAAAACTCCCATTATAAATAATCAAGCTTTATTCAAAATCAATATCAAACCTCGTTAGTGCAATAAGAAAAACCGAAATCTCATCTTTAATAAGATATTTCGGTTCATCTTTTTTAGAAACGGTTAAACTTTGTTTTAAATCCATACATTGTTTAACATAGCCTGAGATAAAATAGATCATTGTTATTGATTGTCCAAATCAATGGGATAAAGCATCGCATCTTTTTTCAAAACTTCGCGTCTTTCTTAAAAACATCGTGACTTTATTTCAAACTCACATCTATACATACTTCATAAATTATATATATTATACTCTTTATTCATTTACTTATGAAACGCACCTATACAGTTTCTACTACCTCTTCAAGCATTGTTCCATTTTTAGCGTAATTTGTATGCCAAGAAAAAGCTTTTTCTAAAACATGAGGAGTTTGTCCACCCATTGTTTGTGCTTCTTGGTAATAAGCTCGTAGCTGGTCACGATACATTGGATGTGCGCAATTCTCAATAATCAGTTCCACTCTTTCCCTTGGCGCCAGTCCCCTTAGGTCAGTATATCCCTGTTCAGTGACGATAACATCTACATCGTGTTCAGTATGGTCTACATGAGAGACGAAAGGAACGATACTTGAAATGTTACCACCTTTCGCAATGGATTTAGTAACAAAGATAGCTAGGCGTGCATTTCTTGCAAAATCACCAGAACCACCAATACCGTTCATCATTTTTGTACCTAAAACGTGAGTAGAGTTGACATTTCCGTATATATCTAATTCTAAAGCAGTATTAATCGAGATTAATCCAAGGCGGCGAATGATTTCAGGATGATTGGAAATCTCTTGCGGGCGCATCATTAATTTGTCGCGATATTTTTCAAAGTTGGAAAATACTTGTTGCATTTTCTCTTCAGAAAGCGTGATGGAGCAGCAGGAAGCAAAATGTACTTTCCCAGCATCCATAAGATCAAAGACCGCATCCTGTAATACCTCGGAATACACTTCTAAATCTTCAAACTCCGAATCTAACATGCCATGCAGGACTGCATTGGCTACTGAACCAATTCCCGATTGTAACGGTGCTAAACGATTCGTTAATCGGCCTACCTTTACTTCTTTTCGAAGGAACTCTATTAAATGCTGTGCCATAATAACAGTTTCTTCATCTGGAGGAACAATTGTCGATGGCGAATCAAGTTGGTTCGTAAACACAATCCCTTTCACTTTTTCAACATCAATCGGAATACCGATTGTTCCAATTCGATCATCCGATTTCACGAGCGGAATTGGAAGCCTTTCCCCTTGTTTTCCTGGTTCATATAAATCATGCAGCCCCTCTAGTTGTGTAGATTGAGCCATATTCATTTCAATAATAATGGACTTCGCATTTAGGGAAAACGCTAAGGAATTTCCAATTGAAGTGGTTGGAATAATCATTCCACCCTCAGTTATTGCGACCGCTTCCAAAATAGCGACATCTATATCCATAACGTCAGCACGGAGTAGCTCTGCTGTATGAGACAAGTGCTGATCCACAAATAAAAAGTCTCCATTATTAATTCCTTTTCGCATAGTCGTATCCGCTTGGAAAGGCAATCTTTTTCCTAAAATTCCTGCCTCAGCAAATAATTTATCTACATCCGAACCTAAGGAAGCTCCAGTATAAACATTTACTTTAAAAGATTTATCATGCTTAACTCGGTTCACCAGCGCAAATGGGACTGCTTTCACATCACCTGCACGTGTAAACCCACTTAAGCCTAAAGTCATTCCACTTTGAATCCAGGAAGCCGCTTCTTCAGGTGTAACTACCCGGTCCTTCAGACGATGGTCCCTGATTCTATCCAAATTATTCTCCATATGTAATCCCTCTCTTAATGAATATTCATAATTATTTTACACTTTAACACTATCAAAATCGGGATTTTGGTATACGATACGGAAAATTCAGATAAAGTAGCGAATCTAGGTTCTAAAGCAGAAAGTCTAGAATCCTAGAAGCTTCCGAAAATAACTGGCATATGATTGACTAACTGGTACCCGCTCACCATTATTCATCGAAAGTAAAAAAGTAGAATGGGTATCAGGATAAATCGCTTTAATATGATTAACATTTACAATAAATGAACGGTGGCATCTAATAAATGAATCCTTCGGAAGCAAGTATTCGAATTCTTGCAGAGAGTATTTATGTGTTCCTGATAACTCTTCCGAATTCACATACGTCTTTTTATCTTTAGCCTCTAAATACAAGACCTTTGAAAAAGGAACCGGAATCCAGCCGTCTGTTGTTTTTAAGGTAACGACCGATTTTCCATCCGTTAAAGCTGGATAAATTGCCGTCACGCAACCCTCAAGCTTTCCATTATTAAAAAATGGTACGGCCATTCCATGATAAGGAATACCAAAAACATCCCGGTTAATAAACTCAGAGGCCTTTTGCTTCGTCACCATTGCTTTATGGGCAATCGTTCCTTCCTTTATAGGATCTCCAACGCTAATCTTTAAATCAATTCGTTTACTTGGCCTATAGTAGATATATTCTTTTGTATTTGAAACGGCAATTGAAGTTTCATCTGAAAATAATTCACCAACGACATCTAGTAGTAAGCCTAATGTTATATCTTCCATACTATTAACACCTCATTCACTATTATACTACTATTATTAATATGCACCCTTTCTTTTTTATAAACATTGCAACTTCATTCAAAACTTCGCGTCTTTCTTACAAACTCAGTGACTCTACTTCAAATTCGCACAAATTATAAGATCAAACCCTCTTTCAGTAAAAAGGGGTGTCCATATGATAATGCTTGTATGGAGTCATTTCATGTCACTTTAAAGAAAGAAGAAGTATATCGTATAGAATATGTCACATTTGAACAAGTAAACTTAGCACTATTTCAATACATCGAGGAATGGTATAACCGCAAATTCCTAGTAGCATTGGTTATAACCCTTCCTAGTTAAAGAAGTAGCATAGACTTAATTTTTTGTGTCCAAGATATTGATTCAAATCCATTCCTATTTTTATTAATCTATAACCTTACAAAATTTAAAGTTATAGATAAAATTACTTCTGTAATTCATGATTACAGAATACAAAACAAATTATTTATAAAGCGAAACTTTAATCAGTGGGGGTTTTCTTCATCCCCCACTGATTATTAGTTGAACGAATCGGGCTTTTACGGACAGTTGATCCCCCGCCTAATTTCTTTTCTTTTGCTGAAGTTTGAGTTGGGGGGTCTTACTGCCCACGAATAGCGGGATAAATGCAAGGGAGAGATCTTTTTCTTTTCTTCCTCTCAAACCAAAACATCATCTTTTATTTGTTGGCGTTGGAACCAGATAAGACTTTCGTTTTCTACCTTCAGATGTCCATATTACAGGAATTGACCTCTCACAAGATATGCTAAACAAAGCAAAAGTAAAACACATGGAAAACCTATTACACTTCTACCAATGAATGCAGAACAATTACAATTCCCTGATGAATCTTTTGATGTAGTATCTTTGAATCTCATTTTAAGTGTCGTTAAAAAACCTAAGCAAGCCTTAGCTGAAGCTATTCGAGTAACGTAACGAACAGGGTGCCTATTGGTCTTTGATAAATTTTTACCTAAGAAACATCTTTGGGCGTAAAAAGAAATTTACGATTCCATACAGGAATAAGGACAATTTTCAGAAAACATATATCATAAAACAAGAACGCATATATTCTTGTATAAAGATTTAAAAAGAAAAAAAGATCTAATCCTTGTGGAATATCTGTGTTTACTGCGTATAACGGGGATTATGGTAAATAAAAAAGGAGTGATATTGAATGCTAGATGTTTTAAAGCAACAATACAGCTTTATTAGCTCCACCAGAGAAGTTTTATTTACGTTTTTAGAGGGGGTCCCACTGCAAAAGTTATACAGCACAGTTCCGAATTTTGGAAGCGGCAGCATTATAAAGACCCATATTCATGTAGCCGATTGCTATCGATACTGGCTTGGATCATTTGCATTTAACCAAAAGCGAGCGGATTTTTCATTTGCTACTGATTATGAAATTGAGCATTCAGATGTTGAGAAAGTTCGCATCAGATTTAAGTTAGTAGATGAGTGAGCCATTTACGATTTACACCATCATTTATATCTAAACTACTTGGTCGTGTGCGTGACACCACCCATACTGTATCTCCCTTGGTTGGTAAGCCTTTTACAAATGCATCGCCTAATCCTTGGCTTGCTCCAAATATAATAAAGTTCTTACTCATCCTATCACCCCTTTTACTTTTAAATAACGATACCTCTTAATTATAATTATTATAAAAATAATCAACAACTAAAGTAGTTTA
Coding sequences within it:
- a CDS encoding NUDIX hydrolase, whose product is MSNPKHYVSAGVVVLNDEGKILLIRGPRRGWEQPGGQVEEGESIQDAAVREVKEETGIDIHVTRFCGIYQNLSLGVCATCWLAKPIGGKLETSSESLEVGFFTIEEALQMVTWSNFKERIIKSLNEKEQPFFVAF
- a CDS encoding aminotransferase class III-fold pyridoxal phosphate-dependent enzyme, with protein sequence MTDWSQLDKEYVMSTYHRIPVTIEKGEGCKLYDVNGKEYLDLFSGVGVNILGYNHPNIIKATFEQVTRCLHLPFHFLNPVAIEYAKKLVNYSLKDGKVYYTTSGAEATEATLKLIHKYRHTTNQKRDGVIVLKESFHGRTLGALHFTRQESVYQNFPRTSIPVYEVERENLEELERTILKENPIAIMLEPVLGSGGIYPLSGEYLKGVEELCRQYNVLFIVDEVQSGIGRTGKLFAYQHFDITPDIIQFGKGAGGGTPLGGIIVGPRLYDIFSPGDHGTTFAHSPIGTALGLTVLKTLMDDGLMQQSYEMSLYLNEKLQKIQKENSSFIEEVRHCGMMFGISIHDTNKNVKKLQLELLNKGMLVDVTNGNTIRLLPPYIITKAEIDEFIHQFISCIEKSFALTS
- a CDS encoding D-alanine--D-alanine ligase, which encodes MRVGVIMGGVSSEKQVSLMTGEEMIAHLDKSKYEVVPITLNDKKELVEKVRNLDIALLALHGEYGEDGTIQGTLETLGVPYTGSVMLSSGICMDKNMSKKMIRYEGVQTPDWIHLSNREELQLDEIDKMGYPLVIKPNSGGSSVGVKIVYDKDSLLSSLEDVFKWDAEIVIEKYIKGEEITCSILDGKLLPIISIQHTAEFFDYHAKYDDIATIEEVVELPATTYERVAEAAMTCYRALKCSVYARVDMMIKDGIPYVMEVNTLPGMTKNSLLPKSAHAAGISYSKLLDMIIETSLQVRKSEGF
- a CDS encoding PLP-dependent aminotransferase family protein encodes the protein MFNDFKFVDNRPVYIQLKDHLKKMIMKGQLLEHQKLPSTRELSKLLSVSRTTVLTTYADLEQEGLIYAIKGKGNFVGKVDASKTPSIELNWKEKLNEVTLQADELDLMKHGVRWEKGMISFNSIAPDEKLFDVENFKRAFLTRLSNEGDIILNYGYAKGYRPLIHYLLHYMEMKGVDISNKDILITNGFTEGLDILLSSLAKKSGRIICENPTHHTALKLFRLHGYEIHGIEMKDDGIDICQVEKSLSETDFDFAYLIPSYHNPTGIVTSSEKRSKIMNLFSKYQIPIVEDGFNEELRYSGSHLAPLLTFSGPGNNVIYISSFSKVLFPGLRVGWILADKKLIHYLESMKRARNIHTSTLDQAVLYQYLHDGYFEKYLKKAKSIYKKKYELALHSCNQYIPFKRMTGDGGLHLFIELEKEIDARILLKKCYQKGVVFSPGDVFYTDGGGSNTFRLGFSRLKEEDIFNGIKIIGDTLKNENEELEK
- a CDS encoding DinB family protein — translated: MSEVKNIISNFSHYSSWLSTLEEINETLWSKPIAEGKWSVSEIIAHIMNWDNYLLTEILPSVQNEKGMEFPDFDTYNKKASSYAKSGVSQSKLLEEAKDTRELLVKELNELPTEKLKNSLTANGVTHCPHTGTPYSLIYIVKEFTDHDNHHKRQIIQFLRENNLD
- a CDS encoding acetyl-CoA hydrolase/transferase family protein encodes the protein MENNLDRIRDHRLKDRVVTPEEAASWIQSGMTLGLSGFTRAGDVKAVPFALVNRVKHDKSFKVNVYTGASLGSDVDKLFAEAGILGKRLPFQADTTMRKGINNGDFLFVDQHLSHTAELLRADVMDIDVAILEAVAITEGGMIIPTTSIGNSLAFSLNAKSIIIEMNMAQSTQLEGLHDLYEPGKQGERLPIPLVKSDDRIGTIGIPIDVEKVKGIVFTNQLDSPSTIVPPDEETVIMAQHLIEFLRKEVKVGRLTNRLAPLQSGIGSVANAVLHGMLDSEFEDLEVYSEVLQDAVFDLMDAGKVHFASCCSITLSEEKMQQVFSNFEKYRDKLMMRPQEISNHPEIIRRLGLISINTALELDIYGNVNSTHVLGTKMMNGIGGSGDFARNARLAIFVTKSIAKGGNISSIVPFVSHVDHTEHDVDVIVTEQGYTDLRGLAPRERVELIIENCAHPMYRDQLRAYYQEAQTMGGQTPHVLEKAFSWHTNYAKNGTMLEEVVETV
- a CDS encoding LytTR family DNA-binding domain-containing protein — translated: MEDITLGLLLDVVGELFSDETSIAVSNTKEYIYYRPSKRIDLKISVGDPIKEGTIAHKAMVTKQKASEFINRDVFGIPYHGMAVPFFNNGKLEGCVTAIYPALTDGKSVVTLKTTDGWIPVPFSKVLYLEAKDKKTYVNSEELSGTHKYSLQEFEYLLPKDSFIRCHRSFIVNVNHIKAIYPDTHSTFLLSMNNGERVPVSQSYASYFRKLLGF
- a CDS encoding methyltransferase domain-containing protein, which encodes MNAEQLQFPDESFDVVSLNLILSVVKKPKQALAEAIRVT